A window from Nothobranchius furzeri strain GRZ-AD chromosome 17, NfurGRZ-RIMD1, whole genome shotgun sequence encodes these proteins:
- the LOC139063594 gene encoding zinc finger protein 665-like isoform X1: MTGRARARSRGRVRGQETAVPGASKASEPAPVPAPSAEAGLVGRGTEEVSRKREETDKKPLLLHFHNHQMKDGGVPTSSLAGQMTAKVGGGAETSKNLDLDPNEKTSDSSEIEVGGEDEDDVNLDSERSDSGPEPGNGDHGCNENKSSKSDIKTVKSFSCPVCGIRFLHKWSLQKHVRVTSHSAVKSSECSDNTKCVKEKQHGGSCRKVQKQPKIFSHKSNLTHHMKGHTGQKPFACELCGYRCTLKASLNKHMRVHTGEKPFACELCGYRCTQKAHLNTHMRVHTGEKPFACELCGYRCTQKANLNTHMKVHTGEKPFACELCGYRCTRKAHLNTHMKVHTGEKPFACELCGYRCTRKATLNTHMRVHTGEKPFACELCGYRCTQKEHLNRHMRVHTGEKPFACELCGYRCTLKAHLNRHMRVHTGEKPFACELCGYRCTLKAHLNRHMRVHTGEKPFACELCGYRCTQKASLNTHMKVHTGEKPFACELCGYRCTQKASLNRHMRVHTGEKPFACELCGYRCTLKAHLNRHMRVHTGEKPFACELCGYRCTQKTSLNTHMKVHTGEKPFACELCGYRCTQKASLNTHMRVHTGEKPFACELCGYRCTQKTHLNTHMRVHTRVKPFVCELCGYRCTLKESLNKHMRVHTGEKPFVCELCGYRCTLKANLNTHMRVHTGEKPFVCELCGYRCTQKASLNKHMRVHTG; the protein is encoded by the exons ATGACTGGTCGGGCACGAGCAAGGTCACGTGGAAGAGTACGTGGTCAGGAGACTGCAGTTCCAGGAGCG AGCAAGGCTAGTGAGCCTGCACCAGTACCGGCTCCCTCTGCTGAAGCGGGGCTGGTTGGCAGAGGCACTGAAGAAG tttcaaggaagagagaagagacggataagaaacctctgctcttacatttccacaaccatcaaatgaaagacggaggtgtcccaaccagcagcttggctgggcagatgacagcaaaagttggtggaggagcagaaactagcaagaacctagatctggaccctaatgaaaagacgtctgattcttcagagattgaagttggtggagaagatgaagatgatgtgaatctagactctgagcgtTCAGACTCTGGGCCAGAACCTGGAAACggagaccatggctgtaatgagaacaagtcttcgaagtcagatattaagacagtcaaatcatttagctgccctgtgtgtggtatacggttcctccacaagtggtctcttcagaaacatgtgagagtgacaagtcattcagcagtaaagtcttcagagtgttcggataatacaaaatgtgtgaaagagaagcaacatggaggCTCATGCAGAAAAGTCCAGAAACAACCAAAAATATTTAGCCATAAGTCCAATTTAACCCATCATATGAAAGGCCACaccggacagaagccttttgcctgtgagctctgtggatacagatgtaccctaaaggcaagtttaaacaaacacatgagagttcacacaggagagaagccttttgcctgtgagctctgtggatacagatgtacccaaaaggcacatttaaacacacacatgagagttcacacaggagagaagccttttgcctgtgagctctgtggatacagatgtacccaaaaggcaaatttaaacacacacatgaaagttcacacaggagagaagccttttgcctgtgagctctgtggatacagatgtactcgaaaggcacatttaaacacacacatgaaagtccacacaggagagaagccttttgcctgtgagctctgtggatacagatgtacccgaaaggcaactttaaacacacacatgagagttcacacaggagagaagccttttgcctgtgagctctgtggatacagatgtacccagaaggaacatttaaacagacacatgagagttcacacaggagagaagccttttgcctgtgagctctgtggatacagatgtaccctgaaggcacatttaaacagacacatgagagttcacacaggagagaagccttttgcctgtgagctctgtggatacagatgtaccctgaaggcacatttaaacagacacatgagagttcacacaggagagaagccttttgcctgtgagctctgtggatacagatgtacccaaaaggcaagtttaaacacacacatgaaagtccacacaggagagaagccttttgcctgtgagctctgtggatacagatgtacccaaaaggcaagtttaaacagacacatgagagttcacacaggagagaagccttttgcctgtgagctctgtggatacagatgtaccctgaaggcacatttaaacagacacatgagagttcacacaggagagaagccttttgcctgtgagctctgtggatacagatgtacccaaaagacaagtttaaacacacacatgaaagtccacacaggagagaagccttttgcctgtgagctctgtggatacagatgtacccaaaaggcaagtttaaacacacacatgagagttcacacaggagagaagccttttgcctgtgagctctgtggatacagatgtacccaaaagacacatttaaacacacacatgagagttcacacaagagtgaagccttttgtctgtgagctctgtggatacagatgtaccctaaaggaaagtttaaacaaacacatgagagttcacacaggagagaagccttttgtctgtgagctctgtggatacagatgtaccctgaaggcaaatttaaacacacacatgagagttcacacaggagagaagccttttgtttgtgagctctgtggatacagatgtacccaaaaggcaagtttaaacaaacacatgagagttcacacaggatag
- the LOC139063594 gene encoding zinc finger protein 665-like isoform X2, producing MKDGGVPTSSLAGQMTAKVGGGAETSKNLDLDPNEKTSDSSEIEVGGEDEDDVNLDSERSDSGPEPGNGDHGCNENKSSKSDIKTVKSFSCPVCGIRFLHKWSLQKHVRVTSHSAVKSSECSDNTKCVKEKQHGGSCRKVQKQPKIFSHKSNLTHHMKGHTGQKPFACELCGYRCTLKASLNKHMRVHTGEKPFACELCGYRCTQKAHLNTHMRVHTGEKPFACELCGYRCTQKANLNTHMKVHTGEKPFACELCGYRCTRKAHLNTHMKVHTGEKPFACELCGYRCTRKATLNTHMRVHTGEKPFACELCGYRCTQKEHLNRHMRVHTGEKPFACELCGYRCTLKAHLNRHMRVHTGEKPFACELCGYRCTLKAHLNRHMRVHTGEKPFACELCGYRCTQKASLNTHMKVHTGEKPFACELCGYRCTQKASLNRHMRVHTGEKPFACELCGYRCTLKAHLNRHMRVHTGEKPFACELCGYRCTQKTSLNTHMKVHTGEKPFACELCGYRCTQKASLNTHMRVHTGEKPFACELCGYRCTQKTHLNTHMRVHTRVKPFVCELCGYRCTLKESLNKHMRVHTGEKPFVCELCGYRCTLKANLNTHMRVHTGEKPFVCELCGYRCTQKASLNKHMRVHTG from the coding sequence atgaaagacggaggtgtcccaaccagcagcttggctgggcagatgacagcaaaagttggtggaggagcagaaactagcaagaacctagatctggaccctaatgaaaagacgtctgattcttcagagattgaagttggtggagaagatgaagatgatgtgaatctagactctgagcgtTCAGACTCTGGGCCAGAACCTGGAAACggagaccatggctgtaatgagaacaagtcttcgaagtcagatattaagacagtcaaatcatttagctgccctgtgtgtggtatacggttcctccacaagtggtctcttcagaaacatgtgagagtgacaagtcattcagcagtaaagtcttcagagtgttcggataatacaaaatgtgtgaaagagaagcaacatggaggCTCATGCAGAAAAGTCCAGAAACAACCAAAAATATTTAGCCATAAGTCCAATTTAACCCATCATATGAAAGGCCACaccggacagaagccttttgcctgtgagctctgtggatacagatgtaccctaaaggcaagtttaaacaaacacatgagagttcacacaggagagaagccttttgcctgtgagctctgtggatacagatgtacccaaaaggcacatttaaacacacacatgagagttcacacaggagagaagccttttgcctgtgagctctgtggatacagatgtacccaaaaggcaaatttaaacacacacatgaaagttcacacaggagagaagccttttgcctgtgagctctgtggatacagatgtactcgaaaggcacatttaaacacacacatgaaagtccacacaggagagaagccttttgcctgtgagctctgtggatacagatgtacccgaaaggcaactttaaacacacacatgagagttcacacaggagagaagccttttgcctgtgagctctgtggatacagatgtacccagaaggaacatttaaacagacacatgagagttcacacaggagagaagccttttgcctgtgagctctgtggatacagatgtaccctgaaggcacatttaaacagacacatgagagttcacacaggagagaagccttttgcctgtgagctctgtggatacagatgtaccctgaaggcacatttaaacagacacatgagagttcacacaggagagaagccttttgcctgtgagctctgtggatacagatgtacccaaaaggcaagtttaaacacacacatgaaagtccacacaggagagaagccttttgcctgtgagctctgtggatacagatgtacccaaaaggcaagtttaaacagacacatgagagttcacacaggagagaagccttttgcctgtgagctctgtggatacagatgtaccctgaaggcacatttaaacagacacatgagagttcacacaggagagaagccttttgcctgtgagctctgtggatacagatgtacccaaaagacaagtttaaacacacacatgaaagtccacacaggagagaagccttttgcctgtgagctctgtggatacagatgtacccaaaaggcaagtttaaacacacacatgagagttcacacaggagagaagccttttgcctgtgagctctgtggatacagatgtacccaaaagacacatttaaacacacacatgagagttcacacaagagtgaagccttttgtctgtgagctctgtggatacagatgtaccctaaaggaaagtttaaacaaacacatgagagttcacacaggagagaagccttttgtctgtgagctctgtggatacagatgtaccctgaaggcaaatttaaacacacacatgagagttcacacaggagagaagccttttgtttgtgagctctgtggatacagatgtacccaaaaggcaagtttaaacaaacacatgagagttcacacaggatag